The Geobacter sp. AOG2 genome includes a window with the following:
- a CDS encoding sensor histidine kinase codes for MIVSPAARFKNFRASFQFKLFAIFTLLTALMSVLFGSAYIFTEIREQRIYAGNRCQLMATHLADAIRLPLFAENSDMLLQIIQETSHTSDFHGVTIRTNDGRVLAEIRKPVSRSDSELLSKTVEVRSTPLGSSPESAITGSNEPVGALIGTVRLDLDTTELRARTRRLIMVASATAFLFWITVSSLCYLALRQVTRSFNALMRGLESMQAGNYAIRIAPVSNDEPGRAAVAITLLAASLRHREEENHRLQQQLVDAMRLEVQKEKKQIMAKLIQTNRMTSLGLLASSMAHEINTPNGAIKLAGQQVAKTWKSAIPILERVAEEEGDFVLGGAVFSLVRDEVTKATEVIARCSERIEKVVQDMRDYNIGGRGDARDRVNLNQVVIDALTIIRAHGRHGTIAIQNDPYPDLPAVTGNRYQLEQVVINLILNSIQAMPELGSGIITIASGYNSAAEEVFLTVKDNGKGIQPEIMSRLMEPFFSTRMESGGSGLGLYISNFIVTEHHGRLIFESKPGEGTTVSITIPIEQGTCDTPAHQS; via the coding sequence ATGATCGTGTCGCCCGCCGCCAGATTCAAAAATTTCCGCGCCAGCTTCCAATTCAAGCTTTTTGCTATCTTTACCCTGTTGACCGCCCTCATGTCCGTCCTGTTCGGTTCCGCGTATATTTTTACCGAAATTCGCGAACAACGCATCTACGCAGGCAACCGGTGTCAACTGATGGCAACGCATCTGGCCGATGCGATCCGCTTGCCCTTGTTCGCCGAAAACAGTGACATGCTCCTACAGATCATTCAGGAAACCTCCCATACCTCCGACTTTCACGGCGTGACAATTCGTACCAATGACGGCAGGGTTCTAGCTGAGATACGCAAGCCCGTTTCCCGCAGCGACTCGGAATTGCTGAGCAAAACCGTGGAGGTGCGCAGTACCCCTCTGGGTTCATCCCCCGAGTCGGCGATCACCGGCAGTAATGAGCCGGTGGGGGCCTTGATCGGTACCGTGCGCCTCGACCTGGATACGACCGAACTGAGGGCGCGGACCCGACGTCTGATCATGGTGGCATCCGCCACAGCTTTCCTCTTCTGGATCACGGTCTCATCCCTCTGCTATCTTGCACTCCGTCAGGTAACCCGTTCCTTCAATGCCCTCATGCGCGGTCTGGAGTCCATGCAGGCAGGAAACTACGCCATCAGGATCGCCCCCGTCAGCAACGACGAACCGGGTCGGGCAGCCGTCGCCATCACGCTACTGGCAGCCTCTCTCCGGCATCGGGAAGAGGAAAACCATCGGTTGCAACAACAGTTGGTCGACGCCATGCGTCTTGAAGTCCAGAAGGAAAAGAAGCAGATCATGGCAAAGCTGATTCAGACCAACCGCATGACCTCCTTGGGACTCCTTGCCTCCAGCATGGCCCATGAAATCAACACGCCCAACGGCGCCATCAAACTTGCAGGACAGCAGGTTGCCAAAACATGGAAAAGCGCGATCCCCATACTTGAACGGGTTGCGGAGGAGGAAGGGGATTTCGTCCTTGGCGGAGCGGTATTCAGTCTGGTGCGGGATGAGGTGACCAAGGCCACGGAGGTCATTGCCCGATGTTCGGAACGGATTGAAAAAGTTGTCCAGGATATGAGGGACTACAACATCGGCGGACGGGGCGATGCCAGAGACCGTGTGAACCTCAACCAGGTGGTAATTGACGCACTTACCATTATCCGTGCCCATGGGCGCCACGGCACTATTGCGATTCAGAATGATCCGTATCCCGATCTGCCTGCGGTAACCGGCAACCGTTATCAGCTTGAACAGGTGGTTATCAACCTGATTCTGAACAGCATACAGGCCATGCCGGAATTGGGCAGCGGGATCATAACGATTGCATCAGGCTATAACAGTGCAGCTGAAGAGGTTTTCCTTACCGTAAAGGATAATGGAAAGGGGATTCAACCGGAGATCATGAGCCGCCTCATGGAGCCGTTTTTCTCTACCCGCATGGAAAGCGGCGGCAGCGGCCTTGGTCTGTACATATCAAACTTTATCGTGACCGAACATCACGGCCGACTGATATTTGAATCGAAGCCCGGCGAAGGTACTACCGTCAGTATAACTATTCCCATTGAACAGGGCACCTGCGACACGCCCGCACACCAGAGCTAG
- a CDS encoding sigma-54 dependent transcriptional regulator, which yields MTDIQKVQKNGKVPLVLFVDDNADFLEEIRFVLLSNSICEIVTLTDSNQVLTELDKGIYSAIFLDWIMPGVSGVDLLPVIAQKFPNIPVIIMTGVSDVETVVSCMKQGAMDYITKPLDSSRLISSINNAFKILELSNQNQQLQNYLLGDPIAQPDAFKDILTRSEKMLSIFKLVETIAPSRYPVLITGETGVGKELIARAIHKASGLQGNFIPLNVAGLDAHMFEDTLFGHKKGSFTGASELRQGLIAKAQGGTLFLDEIGDLSPESQIKLLRLLQENEYYRLGSDVLLKSDARVIVASNRDFKKLVAENQFREDLYHRICYHRLHIPPLRERREDILPLVNHYINAAAKSVGKKPPRIATELRWLLEDYDYPGNVRELINKVSSAVVVNKTGLLVQSDFPDMVIRARTMIDAGAKAANSQFSLHVVFPSFPSMGQIEKLMFEEALKVTGGKKGPAADLLGVCRQTVQKKLTELEK from the coding sequence ATGACCGACATACAAAAAGTGCAAAAAAACGGCAAGGTCCCGCTGGTTCTGTTCGTGGACGATAATGCCGATTTTCTGGAAGAGATTCGTTTCGTACTCCTTTCCAATTCGATTTGCGAGATCGTGACCCTCACCGACAGCAACCAGGTGTTGACGGAACTGGATAAAGGAATCTATTCGGCCATTTTTCTCGACTGGATTATGCCGGGCGTATCGGGTGTCGATCTTCTGCCGGTCATCGCTCAGAAATTTCCGAATATACCGGTCATAATCATGACCGGCGTAAGCGATGTGGAGACAGTGGTAAGTTGCATGAAACAGGGGGCTATGGACTATATCACCAAACCCCTCGATTCATCGAGGCTCATATCCAGCATCAACAACGCATTCAAAATCCTCGAGTTATCAAACCAGAACCAACAACTCCAAAACTATCTCCTGGGCGACCCGATTGCCCAACCGGACGCTTTCAAGGATATCCTGACCCGTAGTGAAAAGATGCTGTCCATCTTCAAACTGGTCGAAACCATAGCACCTTCCCGTTACCCGGTCCTGATCACCGGCGAAACCGGAGTCGGCAAAGAGTTGATCGCCCGCGCCATCCACAAAGCCAGCGGCCTGCAGGGCAATTTTATCCCCCTGAATGTTGCGGGGCTCGATGCGCATATGTTTGAGGATACACTCTTCGGCCATAAAAAAGGTTCTTTCACCGGAGCGAGCGAGCTGCGGCAGGGGTTGATTGCCAAGGCCCAGGGAGGAACGCTATTCCTGGACGAGATTGGAGATCTGTCACCTGAATCCCAGATAAAGTTGCTGCGGCTCCTGCAGGAAAACGAATATTATCGGTTGGGTTCGGATGTTTTACTGAAAAGTGACGCACGGGTCATCGTGGCATCCAATCGGGACTTCAAAAAGCTGGTTGCCGAGAATCAGTTTCGGGAAGACCTCTATCACCGGATTTGTTACCACAGGCTGCATATACCTCCCTTGCGGGAGCGGCGGGAGGATATTTTGCCGCTGGTTAACCATTATATCAACGCGGCGGCGAAGAGCGTGGGGAAAAAACCGCCCAGGATCGCGACCGAATTACGCTGGCTGCTGGAAGACTATGATTATCCCGGTAACGTCCGCGAACTCATCAATAAGGTCAGCAGCGCCGTTGTGGTCAATAAAACCGGGCTCTTGGTACAGAGCGATTTCCCGGATATGGTGATCAGGGCCAGAACCATGATCGATGCAGGGGCCAAGGCTGCAAACAGCCAGTTCAGCCTGCATGTGGTTTTCCCTTCATTTCCTTCCATGGGGCAAATCGAGAAATTGATGTTCGAAGAGGCCTTGAAGGTTACGGGGGGCAAGAAGGGACCGGCGGCCGACCTGCTCGGCGTGTGCCGACAGACGGTGCAGAAAAAACTCACCGAACTGGAAAAATGA
- a CDS encoding ABC transporter substrate-binding protein, protein MRILAAFIFSCALLFPLVADAYDVLVLQSRRDPAFDEALSGFRTGRNLSERLIVLADYVDVDITRIVREDQPALVLALGDKALEATRKLRQTPVVALISLGIHNRHTSHSNLTGIDMFAAPERYLTLFQGMRKHRIGLIFHPAKSGWYVQQARQIAQRMGIELVLREVSVPRDTLFHLSSLAGKVDALWMLPDSTAVTRETVEAYFRFSQEHNVPVVSFASAYLGLGAAAVLEIDRTELGRQAGDMSSAILKGAEASDIPLAYPHRVLLKTNPSVLKHLGITAEQAIMNPRE, encoded by the coding sequence TTGAGGATTCTGGCCGCCTTCATATTCTCCTGCGCTCTGCTGTTCCCCCTTGTGGCCGATGCCTACGACGTACTGGTGCTGCAAAGCCGCCGAGATCCAGCCTTCGACGAGGCCCTCTCCGGATTCCGAACCGGTCGCAATCTTTCGGAACGGCTAATAGTACTTGCCGATTATGTCGACGTGGACATCACCCGGATCGTTCGAGAAGACCAGCCTGCCCTGGTTCTGGCGCTGGGCGATAAAGCCCTGGAAGCGACCCGCAAACTGCGGCAAACTCCGGTTGTCGCCCTGATCTCTCTCGGCATCCACAATCGACACACATCTCACTCCAACCTGACCGGCATCGACATGTTTGCAGCGCCGGAACGTTACCTAACCCTGTTCCAGGGGATGAGAAAACATCGCATCGGATTGATCTTCCATCCCGCCAAAAGCGGCTGGTACGTGCAGCAGGCACGTCAGATTGCACAACGGATGGGGATAGAATTGGTGCTACGCGAGGTTTCGGTCCCGCGGGACACCTTGTTCCACCTCTCGTCCCTTGCCGGCAAGGTCGATGCGCTGTGGATGCTTCCCGACTCCACCGCAGTCACGCGCGAAACGGTTGAGGCCTATTTCCGGTTTTCCCAGGAGCATAACGTGCCGGTGGTGTCCTTTGCCAGTGCCTATCTGGGCCTGGGGGCGGCGGCGGTTCTGGAGATCGACCGCACCGAACTGGGCAGGCAGGCGGGCGACATGAGCTCGGCTATTCTCAAAGGCGCTGAAGCATCGGACATCCCCCTTGCCTACCCGCACAGGGTTCTGCTCAAGACCAACCCGAGCGTGCTCAAACATCTGGGAATAACAGCAGAACAAGCTATCATGAATCCACGGGAATGA
- a CDS encoding TonB-dependent siderophore receptor, whose amino-acid sequence MNNCQDTNRVPYLLDIRSLFLLLSRARNPIMPLIKPQHTISTFLVALCLALGILACPAWGEEADETLGLFSAWQEEASTASRAPKPLSQTAENVTVVTAPEIEAINAHTLADVLDTIPGIQIQHNGGPGITAYTFIQSTDFIHTQVYVDGVSITNVSSGFSDVSLIPANIIERVEIVKGAASSAWGQALGGVINVITKSPERGRTISGTATASIGERTTTDDSLELSGARGRLGYYLSGSLLDSKGVLPNTRIDSNRAYAKLAYDLPNHGQLWGTYFYTHADMGDLHAPAPAYDLDEKPDKLFMLGSLGVRYPLGDRLELEVSGHHSFNRTNNSYFNISDGAIWSWQTSLPTSIVKEQVSGASAKLVWRGENNLLVAGSDYNHLELFNNSSDGSTVSPFTRRVDRWGIYLNDTVTVGPVSVTPGVRFDHTQTAGDQFSPSIGATWQLTGATLLRAYTARGYGLPVLGLTDSPSVKIWTTQVGAESSAIPYIWAKGTLFRNQTWGNTVEQHMALGTELEIRTIPVWNTSLGTGYTFTDTTRTSDGNEVNNYARHTVQVALRYNDKTYRGVLTGRHIFWNSDPSENGHYGGLLWDLHLGATLLKRENSSLEVFFSAHNLFNGAQYYFDQIPNPGRWFEGGMRVRF is encoded by the coding sequence TCAAACCTCAACATACCATCAGCACCTTTTTAGTGGCCCTTTGCCTGGCTCTCGGCATCCTCGCCTGTCCGGCATGGGGGGAAGAGGCCGACGAGACTCTGGGGCTCTTCAGCGCCTGGCAGGAGGAGGCATCCACCGCCTCCCGCGCCCCCAAGCCGCTCTCCCAGACCGCCGAAAACGTCACCGTGGTCACGGCCCCGGAGATCGAGGCCATAAACGCCCACACCCTGGCCGACGTGCTGGACACCATCCCCGGCATCCAGATCCAGCACAACGGTGGTCCGGGAATCACGGCCTACACATTCATCCAAAGCACCGACTTCATCCATACCCAGGTGTATGTGGACGGGGTTTCAATCACCAACGTTTCCAGCGGTTTTTCCGATGTATCACTGATCCCGGCCAACATCATCGAGCGGGTCGAGATCGTCAAGGGGGCCGCCTCCTCGGCCTGGGGCCAGGCCTTGGGTGGAGTGATCAACGTCATCACCAAATCTCCCGAACGGGGCCGGACCATCAGCGGCACGGCTACCGCCTCCATCGGCGAGCGGACCACGACCGATGACAGTCTGGAACTGAGCGGCGCCAGGGGCAGGCTCGGGTACTACCTGTCCGGCAGCCTTCTGGACTCCAAAGGCGTGCTCCCCAATACCCGGATCGATTCCAACCGCGCCTATGCCAAGTTGGCCTACGACCTCCCCAATCACGGACAACTCTGGGGCACCTATTTCTACACCCATGCCGACATGGGGGATCTGCACGCCCCCGCCCCCGCCTATGACCTGGATGAAAAACCGGACAAACTTTTCATGCTGGGCTCGCTCGGAGTGCGCTACCCCCTGGGGGACCGGCTGGAGTTGGAGGTGAGCGGCCACCACTCCTTTAACAGAACCAACAACTCCTACTTTAACATCAGCGATGGCGCCATCTGGTCCTGGCAAACAAGCTTGCCGACGTCAATCGTAAAGGAGCAGGTAAGCGGCGCCAGCGCCAAGCTGGTCTGGCGAGGGGAAAACAACCTGCTGGTGGCCGGTAGCGATTACAACCATCTTGAACTGTTCAACAACTCATCCGACGGCAGCACCGTTAGCCCTTTTACCAGACGGGTTGACCGCTGGGGCATCTACCTGAACGATACCGTCACTGTTGGCCCCGTAAGCGTGACTCCCGGCGTCCGTTTTGATCACACCCAGACCGCCGGCGACCAATTCAGTCCCTCCATCGGTGCCACCTGGCAGCTGACAGGCGCTACGCTGTTGCGCGCCTACACGGCCCGCGGCTACGGACTCCCCGTGCTGGGACTGACCGATTCCCCGTCGGTGAAGATCTGGACCACCCAGGTCGGGGCCGAGAGTAGCGCAATACCGTACATCTGGGCAAAAGGGACCCTGTTCCGTAACCAAACTTGGGGTAATACCGTTGAACAGCACATGGCTCTGGGAACGGAGTTGGAAATACGTACCATCCCGGTTTGGAACACCTCGCTGGGAACCGGCTACACCTTTACCGACACCACCCGCACCAGTGACGGCAATGAAGTCAACAATTACGCCCGCCACACCGTGCAGGTGGCTCTGCGCTACAACGATAAAACCTACCGGGGCGTGCTGACCGGTCGCCATATATTCTGGAACTCCGATCCGTCGGAAAACGGCCACTACGGCGGCCTGCTTTGGGACCTGCACCTGGGTGCGACGCTGCTCAAGCGGGAAAACAGCTCGCTTGAGGTTTTCTTCTCCGCCCATAACCTGTTCAACGGCGCTCAGTACTATTTCGATCAGATACCAAACCCGGGCCGCTGGTTCGAGGGTGGCATGAGGGTGCGCTTTTGA